The following are encoded together in the Juglans microcarpa x Juglans regia isolate MS1-56 chromosome 2D, Jm3101_v1.0, whole genome shotgun sequence genome:
- the LOC121250668 gene encoding protein DETOXIFICATION 41-like, protein MGSAEYQPLLLGLDSHARIPDLSSVAIEEFLEHRPVAKRWWPRLVGWESRLLWILSGASIIVSIFNYMLSFVTLAFAGHLGSLELAGASIASVGIQGLAYGIMLGMASAVQTVCGQAYGAKKYAAMGVICQRAIILHLGAAVLLTFLYWFSGPILVAIGQSASIAEEGQIFARGLIPQLYAFAISCPMQRFLQAQNIVNPLAFMSVGVFLVHILITWLAVYVLDYGLLGAALTLSFSWWLLVILNGLYILLSPSCKETWTGFSIKAFKGIWPYFKLTVASAVMLCLEIWYNQGLVLISGLLPNPTISLDSISICMNYLNWDMQFMLGLSAAASVRVSNELGAGHPRVAKFSVLVVNGTSILISIVFTIIVLVFKVGLSKLFTTDTEVIEAVSELTPLLAISVFLNGIQPILSGVAIGSGWQGVVAYVNLATYYIIGLPIGCVLGFKTSLGVAGIWWGMIIGVLLQTITLIILTARTNWDAEVQKAADRLKKSADEDALDLVSDI, encoded by the exons ATGGGCTCTGCAGAATACCAGCCGCTATTGCTTGGGCTCGACTCACACGCTCGGATTCCCGACTTGTCGTCCGTCGCAATCGAAGAGTTCTTGGAGCACCGACCTGTTGCAAAACGATGGTGGCCTCGGTTAGTAGGGTGGGAGTCGAGGCTCCTCTGGATTCTCTCAGGGGCATCGATTATTGTTTCCATATTCAATTATATGCTAAGCTTTGTGACCCTGGCCTTTGCTGGGCACTTGGGGTCGTTGGAGCTTGCTGGGGCCTCTATTGCTAGCGTTGGAATTCAAGGTCTCGCGTATGGGATTATG TTGGGTATGGCCAGTGCTGTGCAAACTGTCTGTGGACAAGCATATGGGGCCAAGAAGTACGCTGCAATGGGTGTCATATGCCAAAGAGCAATAATTTTGCACCTGGGAGCAGCAGTTCTCCTTACTTTTCTATATTGGTTCTCCGGCCCAATCCTAGTAGCAATCGGGCAATCGGCCAGCATAGCTGAAGAAGGCCAGATTTTTGCCCGCGGTTTGATACCCCAACTGTATGCCTTTGCAATTAGCTGCCCGATGCAGAGGTTTCTCCAAGCACAGAACATTGTAAATCCTCTGGCATTCATGTCTGTTGGGGTATTCCTCGTCCATATTCTAATAACATGGTTAGCAGTTTACGTTTTGGACTACGGGCTTTTGGGTGCTGCTCTGACGCTAAGCTTCTCTTGGTGGCTTCTGGTCATTTTAAATGGGCTTTATATTCTGTTAAGCCCCTCCTGCAAGGAAACTTGGACTGGTTTCTCAATCAAAGCCTTCAAAGGAATCTGGCCTTATTTCAAGCTTACTGTGGCTTCTGCTGTCATGTTGTG TTTGGAGATATGGTACAACCAAGGATTAGTACTTATATCAGGGCTCCTCCCCAATCCTACAATCTCACTGGACTCTATTTCTATTTG TATGAATTACTTGAACTGGGACATGCAATTCATGTTGGGCCTCAGCGCAGCAGCCAG TGTCCGAGTCAGTAATGAGCTTGGAGCAGGACATCCAAGGGTTGCAAAATTTTCAGTACTAGTGGTGAATGGAACCAGCATCCTCATTAGCATAGTTTTCACCATCATTGTTCTAGTTTTTAAAGTTGGATTGAGCAAACTCTTTACAACTGACACTGAGGTTATCGAGGCAGTGTCCGAGTTGACTCCATTGCTTGCCATTTCTGTTTTCTTAAATGGCATTCAACCTATCCTCTCAG GAGTGGCAATTGGGAGTGGATGGCAAGGTGTGGTTGCTTATGTTAACCTCGCCACATACTACATAATCGGTCTTCCAATTGGATGTGTTCTTGGCTTCAAAACTAGTCTTGGAGTAGCA GGGATTTGGTGGGGCATGATTATTGGAGTTCTTTTGCAAACGATAACTCTAATTATTCTTACGGCCAGAACAAATTGGGATGCTGAG GTTCAAAAGGCCGCGGACCGGTTGAAGAAATCAGCAGACGAAGATGCCTTGGATTTGGTGTCCGACATATAA